In Bacteroidota bacterium, the genomic stretch TGGTTGTATTGTTCATCGTTTGTTTAAGTACTGCATACAGCTATCACAACTCTGTGGATTTACGCAGCCGAAACCAACAGCACCAACTGGTGCTGATGTATCAAAAGCTAAACAACTATAAAGACAAGTTTTCTAATATTTATATTGAGAATACTACAGGCGAAAGCTACCTATACCTGATAACGTTTTGCGACATCGCTCCAAAAGATTTTAAAGAGCTTGAAAAGGAGTATTACAAAGCCGATTTTGATGATTTTAATCGACTTGGTAAGTACCGCTTTGTGAATGCTGAGAATTGGAGTAGTGTGTTAGATACAACAAAAACAACTGGGCCTTTAGTAGTATCAAGCAGTAAGATTACAGATAAAAATCCGATGGATAGTGTGGTGTTTGGAGCAACCACTTTTTACTTTACAGAGTTTACGTCCCACTCTAACTGGAATGCCGAATAGCTTAGTTTAGCATTTTTTATCGGTGGGTTTTTCTTTTTTATTTTCAGGGTAAGCTTTTCAACATTGCCAAATGCAGCAGTAATGGCAACCTGCATCTTGTGCGCAACCGTCTCAAGCAGGGCTTCAGGCTCGGCCATCACGGCCTCAACAAGGGCATACACCTTTTCATAATCAATAGTGGCTACAAGACTGTGTAATTCATTGCTTTCGTATTGGCGTTGCATAAAAACATCCACGATAAAGGTGTTGCCCTTTTCGCGCTCAAAATCATACAAACCGTGGTACGAAAAAAATTCGATTCCCTCTAATGAAACAGTGCCTTTAATTGCCATCGAAACCGTTTACAGCGTGTGGTTTAATATCTTTTATGTTGAATTGCAGAGTGGTTTTACCGTTAAACGTGTTTTCCTCGATAGTATAACACAAATCAAACGGCCCGTCTAACAGCGTTTTGCAAAAGTGGCCAAAGTCAAATGCAATGGCTTCAAAACTGATAATCTCATCCGTATCGGTTACTGTCAGCTTAAGGTGGTTATTACCCACCACGCGCGCCATTCCGTCTTTTACCTTTAAGTCGCGGGTTAAAAACACAGGGTTCATGTTGCCCGGCCCGAAAGGTGAAAACTGTTTCAATATGCGGGTAAACTTACCTGTGATATCTGTTAAATCAATCTCAGCGTCGTAATCAATCGTGGGGTGTAAACTATGCTCGTCGATAGTATTTTTTACAATCCGTTCAAACTCATTCAAAAACGCGGGAAGGTTTTCGGGTAATAACGATAAACCTGCGGCATGGTTATGTCCGCCGTAATGCAGCAAAAGATGTCCGCAAGCATCAATGGCGGCGTGGATATCAAACCCGTTTACCGAACGGGCTGAGCCTGTTACTTTACCTTCCGATTCGGTAAGGATAATAGTAGGCTTATAATATTTTTCGATTAGTCGCGAGGCCACAATACCAATCACCCCTTTGTGCCAGCTTGAATTAAACAGCACATTACTGAAACGTGTACCGAATGCGCTATCCGCCTCAATCATACTAAGGGCTTCATCGGTGGTGTTGCTGTCAAACTCTTTACGCTCTGTATTTTGTTGGTTCAATACCTGTGCAAACTCACGAGCCTTTACAATATCGGTTTCAGTAAGCAGTTGCACCGCAGCCTGTGCGTGTGCTACGCGACCCGCCGCATTAATACGAGGGCCTACTGAAAACACTAAATCGCTGATGGAATATTCTTCTTTGGGTTTATAAAACTCCAATAATGCTCTTAACCCTGAATGTGGATTTTCGGCAATTTTTTGAAGCCCGAAATACGCCAACACCCTGTTTTCGTCGGTTATCTTCACCAAATCAGAGGCAATGCTCACTGCTACAAGGTCTAAGTATTCATACAGTTCCTCAATATCGATGTTGTTTTTCTCGCTGTAAGCTTGGCACAACTTAAACCCGATACCACATCCTGACAACTCTTTAAAAGGGTATTCGCAGTCGGGACGTTTAGGATCAAGCACAGCAGAGGCATCGGGCAATATTTCACCGGGCAAGTGGTGATCGCAAATAATAAACTCTACACCTTTTTGCTTGGCATACTCAATTTTATCACACGACTTAATACCGCAATCAAGAGCAATAATCAAGGTGATACCGCTTTCGGCAGCATAGTCAATACCCATTTCCGATATGCCGTATCCCTCTTTGTAGCGGTCGGGGATATAATACTCTATGTTCGAGTAAATTTTCTTAAAAAACGAATACACCACTGCAACCGATGTAGTGCCGTCAACGTCATAATCACCATACACCATAATGCGTTCGTTGGCTGCAATAGCCTTTTCGATGCGCTCAATGGCCTTATCCATATCCTTCATCAGGAATGGGTCGTGTAAATCAGAGTGTTGTGGGCGAAAAAACCGGCGGGCTTCTTCAAAGGTTGCTATACCCCGCATCACCAGCAAAGATGCCAGCGAATCGCCTATGTTTAGCTGCGAACTAAGATGCTCTACCAACTGAGAGTCGGGTTGAGGTTTGGGCATCCATCTAAGTCGCGGCTTCATTGTCAGTATCAAAATAGGGTACGGTCAGGGTATTGTCAAATTCCAAAGTTACGATAAAGAAAAGTAATTGTTTATAGTTTATTACTAAATGTTGCGTACCACATTTGGCAAGCCTTAACACAAATCACTCTTTATCAACAAGCTATAAAACCAATTGTTAGATTAACGTCATGTGAAGTGGTTGGGGTACATTTCGGCGGATTGAAATCCACCCTTTTTGCAATACTTTCCACCCCCTACCCCAGCCTGCGGGGGATATTGAACTGCGAACGAGTATTAATATTCATAAAGATTGTGAAGTAAGTCTGCACCCAAATGTCCTTCTAGAGAGGAGGATTCAGGAGGAGGAATATCGCTGTCATCCCGAGCTTGCCTCGGGATCGCATTGGTATTGAGGATAGTTATGCGATGCTGAAACAAGTTCAGCATGACTTTTGCGTGATTTTCCACCCCCTACCCCCGCAAGCGGGGGACATTGAACTGCGAACGAGTATTAACATTTGTGAAGATTGTAAAGTAAGTCTGCATCCTAATGTCCTCCTGGAGAGGAGGATTTAGGAGGAGGAATATCGCTGTCATCCCGAACTAGCTTCGGGATCTCATTAGTATTGAGAATAGTTATGCGATGCTGAAACAAGTTCAGCA encodes the following:
- the folB gene encoding dihydroneopterin aldolase; the protein is MAIKGTVSLEGIEFFSYHGLYDFEREKGNTFIVDVFMQRQYESNELHSLVATIDYEKVYALVEAVMAEPEALLETVAHKMQVAITAAFGNVEKLTLKIKKKNPPIKNAKLSYSAFQLEWDVNSVK
- the recJ gene encoding single-stranded-DNA-specific exonuclease RecJ, translating into MPKPQPDSQLVEHLSSQLNIGDSLASLLVMRGIATFEEARRFFRPQHSDLHDPFLMKDMDKAIERIEKAIAANERIMVYGDYDVDGTTSVAVVYSFFKKIYSNIEYYIPDRYKEGYGISEMGIDYAAESGITLIIALDCGIKSCDKIEYAKQKGVEFIICDHHLPGEILPDASAVLDPKRPDCEYPFKELSGCGIGFKLCQAYSEKNNIDIEELYEYLDLVAVSIASDLVKITDENRVLAYFGLQKIAENPHSGLRALLEFYKPKEEYSISDLVFSVGPRINAAGRVAHAQAAVQLLTETDIVKAREFAQVLNQQNTERKEFDSNTTDEALSMIEADSAFGTRFSNVLFNSSWHKGVIGIVASRLIEKYYKPTIILTESEGKVTGSARSVNGFDIHAAIDACGHLLLHYGGHNHAAGLSLLPENLPAFLNEFERIVKNTIDEHSLHPTIDYDAEIDLTDITGKFTRILKQFSPFGPGNMNPVFLTRDLKVKDGMARVVGNNHLKLTVTDTDEIISFEAIAFDFGHFCKTLLDGPFDLCYTIEENTFNGKTTLQFNIKDIKPHAVNGFDGN